A genome region from Anopheles stephensi strain Indian chromosome 2, UCI_ANSTEP_V1.0, whole genome shotgun sequence includes the following:
- the LOC118503869 gene encoding uncharacterized protein LOC118503869 has product MSSANYSPSDESKPLTRSHLDARLAGLGEFLPRFNGTPEDWPLFYRQFRSTTATCGYTNAENVLRLRKHLQGKAYDAVRYLLIYPSTLELAIERLEMRFGTPKLICFSLLDKLDKLSAPNGDDWSTVKVFGFAVEGICRTIVEMGHAEYLNDFITLQGLEKKLPVHFQQEWFQHKQTLRHATLAEFGEWVGKTARVLTMV; this is encoded by the coding sequence ATGTCCAGTGCAAATTACTCCCCCTCTGACGAAAGTAAACCGTTGACCCGATCACACCTAGATGCACGGCTAGCCGGTCTGGGAGAGTTTCTGCCCCGCTTTAACGGCACCCCGGAAGACTGGCCCCTGTTCTACCGGCAGTTCCGCAGCACGACGGCAACCTGCGGCTATACGAACGCGGAGAATGTGTTGCGTTTGCGTAAACATCTGCAGGGAAAAGCTTACGACGCGGTTCGCTACTTGCTAATCTATCCGTCAACCTTGGAGCTGGCGATCGAACGGCTCGAAATGCGTTTCGGTACGCCAAAGCTGATTTGCTTTTCGCTGCTGGACAAGCTGGATAAACTGTCGGCTCCGAATGGTGACGATTGGTCGACGGTAAAGGTGTTTGGCTTTGCGGTGGAAGGCATATGCCGTACCATCGTCGAAATGGGACACGCGGAGTATTTGAATGATTTCATCACGCTGCAGGGTCTGGAGAAGAAGCTGCCGGTCCATTTTCAGCAAGAGTGGTTTCAACATAAACAAACGTTGCGACACGCAACGTTGGCCGAGTTTGGTGAGTGGGTAGGCAAGACGGCAAGAGTTCTTACGATGGTTTAG
- the LOC118503866 gene encoding protein RER1 yields MMNEESSSPASSNVVAQFFKRLGQIYQLQLDKWTPHTKVRWAAALGLIGLFLLRVFTKQGWYIVTYALGIYHLNLFIAFLTPKIDPAFDLDDDQGPELPTKANEEFRPFIRRLPEFKFWYAISKSTVIGIVCTFFDMFDVPVFWPILVLYFITLFCITMKRQIKHMIKYRYLPFTHSKPRYQPVATEK; encoded by the exons ATGATGAACGAAGAATCTTCATCGCCGGCTAGCAGTAATGTGGTAGCACAATTCTTCAAGCGATTAGGACAG ATTTATCAACTTCAACTGGACAAATGGACACCGCACACGAAGGTACGGTGGGCGGCCGCCCTCGGCTTGATAGGTCTCTTTCTCCTGCGCGTATTCACCAAACAGGGCTGGTACATTGTCACGTACGCGCTCGGCATTTATCATCTAAATCTATTCATCGCTTTCCTCACGCCGAAAATCGATCCGGCATTCGATTTGGACG ATGACCAAGGTCCCGAGCTGCCAACGAAGGCAAACGAAGAGTTCCGACCATTCATCCGGCGGTTACCGGAGTTTAAATTCTGGTACGCCATCAGCAAAAGTACGGTGATCGGTATCGTCTGCACCTTTTTCGACATGTTCGACGTGCCGGTCTTTTGGCCAATCCTGGTGCTTTACTTCATCACGCTGTTCTGCATTACGATGAAGCGGCAGATAAAG CATATGATTAAGTACCGATACCTGCCGTTCACCCACAGTAAGCCCCGCTACCAGCCGGTGGCGACGGAAAAGTGA
- the LOC118503868 gene encoding microfibril-associated glycoprotein 4-like: MGIWYIVFACVIVGVVANDNALPINQIYSLEAALTLAESKILERIERLSDKMNAFNDRVDQMKSDISSMQLELSTTKAASRTTISACMDKNFNSVQMKTNEMLNTTQTLLGKLSDQLQHLTASSKQRMINVEHQLERLPPATSVYFMKPDSRFPLNFTVSHDWTNNHGFGDNWIVFQRRSNGSLNFNRNWTEYRDGFGDVRGDHWLGLDKLHAIVQMRQHELLIVLEDFDGVIAYAHYDDFRIGNETEKYVIKSVGRYKGTAGDSFSSHRDEKFSTHDQDNDKHTANCAQWASGGWWFYKCHKSYLNGAYFTGKHIQPAGIMWTHFRGTTSLKSSRMMVRPAE; this comes from the exons ATGGGCATCTGGTACATAGTGTTTGCGTGCGTGATAGTCGGAGTGGTGGCAAACGATAACGCTCTGCCTATCAATCAAATCTATTCCTTGGAAGCGGCCTTAACGCTGGCTGAATCAAAGATACTGGAGCGAATAGAGCGTCTGAGTGATAAAATGAATGCGTTTAACGATCGTGTCGATCAAATGAAAAGTGACATCAGCAGTATGCAGCTTGAGCTAAGTACGACGAAAGCTGCATCCCGTACGACCATTTCGGCCTGTATGGATAAAAATTTCAACTCAGTGCAAATGAAAACGAACGAAATGCTCAACACCACACAAACCCTGCTGGGGAAGCTTTCCGATCAGTTGCAGCACCTTACAGCATCGAGCAAACAGCGAATGATCAATGTAGAGCACCAGCTGGAACGGTTGCCACCAGCCACGAGTGTGTACTTCATGAAGCCCGATTCTAGGTTCCCGCTAAACTTTACAGTGTCCCACGACTGGACCAACAACCATGGGTTCGGTGATAACTGGATCGTGTTCCAGCGACGATCGAACGGTTCGCTTAATTTCAATCGCAACTGGACCGAGTACCGGGACGGGTTCGGGGATGTGCGCGGTGACCACTGGCTGGGGCTGGACAAGCTGCACGCGATCGTACAGATGCGGCAGCACGAGCTACTGATCGTGCTGGAAGATTTCGACGGTGTGATCGCGTACGCCCATTACGATGACTTTAGGATTGGAAACGAGACGGAAAAGTATGTGATAaaatcggtcggtcggtacaAGGGTACGGCGGGGGATTCGTTTTCCTCGCATCGGgacgaaaagttttccacgcACGATCAGGACAACGACAAGCATACGGCCAACTGTGCTCAGTGGGCTAGCGGAGGGTGGTGGTTTTACAAGTGTCATAAAAG TTATTTGAATGGTGCATACTTTACCGGAAAACACATCCAGCCGGCGGGCATTATGTGGACCCACTTCCGAGGAACAACGTCACTGAAGAGCTCCAGAATGATGGTACGACCAGCTGAGTGA
- the LOC118503862 gene encoding cytosolic Fe-S cluster assembly factor NUBP1 homolog has product MSTTETVANVPSDAPAHCPGTQSEDAGKASACAGCPNQQLCATGPKGPDPAIALVKEKLADVRNKLLVLSGKGGVGKSTVTALLSRAMAHRAQHQNFGVLDIDICGPSQPRVLGVLGEQVHQSGSGWSPVYIEDNLSLMSIGFLLGSPDDAIIWRGPKKNGMIRQFLTEVDWGQLDYLLLDTPPGTSDEHLSATTFLKGTDGSWGAILVTTPQEVALLDVRKEISFCKKLAIPVVGVIENMTAFVCPKCTTETRIFPARTGGAEQMCTEMEVPYLGKLPLDPRLTKCCDEGKDFITEFPDSPAVKALDDIVAKVRQFFGDEKGQ; this is encoded by the coding sequence ATGAGTACCACCGAAACAGTAGCCAACGTGCCGAGCGATGCACCGGCCCACTGTCCCGGCACACAGAGTGAGGATGCCGGGAAAGCTTCCGCGTGTGCCGGATGTCCGAATCAGCAGCTGTGCGCAACCGGCCCGAAAGGCCCCGACCCAGCAATAGCCCTGGTGAAGGAAAAGCTAGCGGACGTACGCAACAAGCTGCTGGTCCTGTCGGGTAAGGGCGGTGTAGGTAAGAGCACAGTGACGGCCCTTCTGTCCCGGGCCATGGCCCACCGCGCCCAGCACCAGAACTTCGGTGTGCTCGACATCGACATCTGTGGACCGTCGCAACCGCGCGTACTCGGTGTGCTGGGCGAGCAGGTCCATCAGTCCGGATCGGGCTGGTCACCGGTGTACATCGAGGACAATCTGAGCCTGATGTCGATCGGGTTCCTGCTCGGCAGCCCGGACGATGCAATCATATGGCGCGGGCCGAAGAAGAACGGCATGATTCGACAGTTCCTGACCGAGGTGGACTGGGGACAGCTGGACTATCTGCTGCTGGACACACCGCCCGGCACCTCCGACGAGCATCTGTCCGCGACGACCTTTCTCAAGGGTACGGATGGTTCGTGGGGTGCGATACTGGTGACCACACCGCAGGAGGTAGCACTGCTGGATGTGCGGAAGGAGATTTCCTTCTGCAAAAAGCTTGCCATACCGGTGGTGGGTGTAATCGAAAATATGACCGCCTTCGTGTGTCCCAAGTGCACGACCGAGACACGCATTTTCCCCGCCCGAACCGGTGGCGCCGAACAGATGTGCACGGAAATGGAGGTGCCGTATCTCGGGAAGCTTCCGCTCGATCCACGGTTAACGAAGTGTTGCGATGAGGGTAAAGATTTCATCACCGAGTTTCCGGACAGTCCGGCAGTGAAAGCGTTGGATGATATTGTCGCTAAGGTTAGACAGTTTTTTGGAGATGAAAAGGGACAGTAA